A window of Candidatus Bathyarchaeota archaeon contains these coding sequences:
- a CDS encoding FAD-dependent monooxygenase produces MEEYDVTVVGGGVAGSVAARFSAQQGFKTLLIEKYKTPRNKPCSGIQFPYFEKLIGKKIPKEKLCKNELYKVDMITPSGKTLGGKMKMLNFWRSTFDSWLNQLAIEEGAEFQDNTSLIDFSKSQKRINLTLSKDTKSTQVTTRFLIGADGMLSGIRSKINPASLEKSRLGTAINYYFEGKGNLDPNKLYMYYNREYCPLMFAWVYLKDEKWVIGTGANENAVDYADRFFNYIKEKHLLQGEIVKKEGFASTQKITTFLGEDNILLAGDAAGLIDLYRGVGMDLAALSGRLAVKAIKFAEKTASSPIEHYQRLMKNTLKKLEANEKKQTKRYASNESLEKSMSSANLLKDGLTMIISNQINRILPAEKIILLPT; encoded by the coding sequence TTGGAAGAGTACGATGTTACCGTAGTAGGAGGCGGAGTTGCAGGTTCAGTAGCCGCAAGGTTCAGTGCACAACAAGGTTTCAAAACCCTTCTAATAGAGAAATACAAAACCCCCAGAAACAAACCTTGCTCAGGAATACAATTTCCATACTTCGAAAAACTCATAGGTAAAAAAATTCCTAAAGAAAAACTATGCAAGAATGAACTCTACAAAGTGGACATGATTACACCATCAGGGAAAACCTTGGGGGGAAAAATGAAGATGCTTAACTTTTGGCGTTCAACTTTTGACAGTTGGCTAAATCAACTCGCCATCGAAGAAGGAGCAGAATTTCAAGATAACACCTCATTAATTGATTTTTCCAAAAGCCAAAAAAGAATAAACCTAACACTTTCAAAAGATACGAAGTCTACTCAAGTCACCACACGTTTTCTAATCGGTGCAGACGGAATGCTTTCTGGAATAAGAAGCAAAATAAACCCTGCGTCTTTAGAAAAAAGCCGTTTAGGGACAGCAATAAACTACTATTTTGAAGGAAAAGGAAACCTTGACCCAAACAAACTTTACATGTATTACAATCGAGAATATTGCCCCTTAATGTTTGCCTGGGTCTATCTGAAGGATGAAAAATGGGTCATAGGAACAGGGGCGAATGAAAACGCAGTAGATTATGCAGACCGATTCTTCAATTACATAAAAGAAAAACACTTACTTCAGGGTGAAATCGTGAAAAAAGAGGGATTTGCCTCTACCCAGAAGATAACAACCTTCCTTGGAGAAGACAACATCTTACTAGCTGGAGATGCTGCAGGCCTAATTGACTTATACCGTGGAGTAGGTATGGATCTAGCCGCTTTAAGCGGGCGATTAGCAGTAAAAGCAATCAAGTTTGCTGAAAAAACAGCTTCATCTCCGATAGAACACTATCAAAGACTTATGAAAAATACTTTAAAAAAACTGGAGGCTAACGAAAAGAAACAAACCAAAAGGTATGCATCAAATGAAAGCTTAGAAAAGAGCATGTCATCTGCGAATTTGTTAAAAGACGGGCTTACGATGATAATTTCAAACCAAATCAACAGGATTCTTCCAGCCGAAAAAATAATACTGCTACCTACATAA
- a CDS encoding flavodoxin — translation MKSLVIYYSRSGNTRLVAEQISQEIGADIAEIVDKKKRKGLFGFILSGYDATRERLTKIVEIEKSPQDYDLIIIGTPMWNKRIAPAVRTYLKENSFSGKHVALFCTNLGSPSERVFSTLKQLIPGCDFVSELTVTNVNKELAENKEKISEWAKNIILKTK, via the coding sequence ATGAAATCTTTAGTTATATACTATTCAAGAAGCGGTAACACGCGTTTAGTCGCAGAGCAGATTTCTCAGGAAATCGGCGCGGACATCGCCGAAATAGTTGATAAAAAGAAAAGGAAAGGCCTTTTTGGTTTTATTCTAAGTGGATATGACGCAACAAGAGAAAGATTAACAAAAATTGTTGAAATAGAGAAATCGCCTCAGGATTATGATCTCATTATTATTGGAACGCCTATGTGGAATAAGCGAATTGCCCCCGCTGTAAGAACATATCTAAAGGAGAACAGTTTCTCGGGAAAGCATGTGGCTCTTTTTTGTACAAACTTGGGGTCTCCGTCCGAGCGGGTTTTCTCAACTTTGAAGCAATTGATACCTGGATGTGATTTTGTAAGCGAACTAACCGTCACCAACGTTAATAAGGAATTAGCAGAAAATAAAGAGAAAATCTCTGAATGGGCCAAGAATATTATACTTAAAACAAAATAA
- a CDS encoding winged helix-turn-helix transcriptional regulator, whose protein sequence is MEKIFQKKEIHLLRQNLQTILELSQVVASNTKTFANVLSSNGSLKPQEAKKFIDHYKGLLGEKEILILLAISMNEGMGFNRLRTILKGSMSSKTISEKLKRLEQERWLTRTMVNDRPFRVSYSLTSLGRKIANLSSVIGILILFPDEPENTPSTNKRLDKC, encoded by the coding sequence TTGGAAAAAATTTTTCAAAAAAAGGAAATTCACCTATTAAGGCAGAACCTCCAGACTATTCTGGAGCTATCTCAAGTAGTTGCAAGTAATACCAAGACTTTTGCAAATGTCTTGTCTTCTAATGGAAGTCTAAAACCTCAAGAGGCAAAAAAGTTCATAGATCACTATAAAGGTCTCTTGGGCGAAAAGGAGATTCTGATTCTACTTGCGATTTCAATGAATGAGGGTATGGGTTTCAATAGGCTTAGAACCATTTTAAAAGGGTCGATGAGTTCCAAAACCATTTCTGAGAAGCTAAAACGATTGGAGCAAGAAAGATGGTTAACCAGAACGATGGTCAATGATAGACCATTTCGGGTGTCATATTCGTTGACTTCTCTTGGGAGGAAAATTGCAAATTTATCGTCAGTTATTGGAATACTGATACTTTTCCCTGATGAACCAGAAAACACACCCAGTACAAACAAGCGGCTAGACAAGTGTTAG
- the ilvC gene encoding ketol-acid reductoisomerase, with amino-acid sequence MVKMDFGGVQEDVITRKEFTVAKAQKILKDEVVVSLGYGIQGAAQSLNMRDNGIKVIIGQEKEGVFKKEWDKAVADGWVPGENLFPLEEAAKKGTIKMFLLTDAAQKAVWPKIKATLKKGDALYFSHGFSIVYKEQTGVIPPKDIDVILVAPKGSGTSVRRNFVDGSGINCSFAVFQDATGKAEDRAKALGIAIGGGYLFPTTFEKEVYSDLTGERGTLMGALAGILEAQYNTLRANGHSPSEAFNETVEELTQSLIRLVDENGMDWMYCNCSETARIGALRWKERFRSATQPVFDSLYELVAAGEETRIVLEKSKAPDYRQKLADELKAMGQSEMWRAGETVRSLRPKQAKKE; translated from the coding sequence ATGGTGAAAATGGATTTCGGTGGCGTCCAAGAAGACGTCATCACCCGAAAAGAATTCACAGTGGCAAAAGCCCAAAAAATCCTCAAAGACGAAGTCGTCGTCTCCTTGGGCTACGGAATACAAGGCGCAGCTCAATCATTAAACATGCGAGATAACGGCATAAAAGTAATCATCGGACAAGAAAAAGAAGGCGTATTCAAAAAAGAATGGGATAAAGCAGTAGCAGACGGATGGGTTCCAGGCGAAAACCTGTTCCCACTCGAAGAAGCAGCCAAAAAAGGCACAATCAAAATGTTCCTACTTACCGACGCCGCGCAGAAGGCAGTATGGCCAAAAATTAAAGCCACCCTCAAAAAAGGCGACGCACTCTACTTCAGCCACGGATTCAGCATAGTCTACAAAGAACAAACAGGCGTCATCCCACCCAAAGACATCGACGTCATATTGGTCGCGCCAAAAGGCAGCGGCACCAGCGTCCGCCGCAACTTCGTCGACGGATCAGGCATAAACTGCAGCTTCGCAGTCTTCCAAGACGCCACAGGCAAAGCCGAAGACCGCGCCAAAGCACTCGGCATCGCCATCGGCGGAGGATACCTCTTCCCAACCACTTTCGAGAAAGAAGTCTACAGCGACCTAACTGGCGAACGCGGAACCTTAATGGGCGCACTTGCAGGCATACTTGAAGCCCAATACAACACGCTCCGCGCTAACGGTCACAGCCCAAGCGAAGCCTTCAACGAAACCGTCGAAGAACTCACCCAGAGCCTCATCCGCCTCGTAGACGAGAACGGCATGGACTGGATGTACTGCAACTGCAGCGAAACCGCCCGCATCGGCGCATTACGCTGGAAAGAACGGTTCCGCAGCGCAACTCAACCCGTGTTTGATAGTCTCTACGAGTTGGTTGCGGCAGGCGAAGAAACCCGCATCGTCCTAGAGAAGAGCAAGGCACCGGATTACCGTCAGAAACTCGCTGATGAACTCAAAGCGATGGGCCAAAGTGAGATGTGGCGTGCTGGCGAAACGGTCCGCTCGCTTCGACCTAAACAGGCAAAGAAAGAGTAA
- a CDS encoding SLC13 family permease, translating into MDYVTVAAIAVFVTTLFLMIKRPRGIKLGYAAGIGAVASLLLGTVSLGQAAESFLHIWDAALAFVGIVAFSVILDAMGFFKWAALRVVRLAKGSGVRLYFYVSLLTAAVSILFANDSAVLILTPIVLEIISELKIDGKGRYAYLFAAGLIADTAAMPLITSNPINILSADYFGYTFIDHLVFMAPVAVATIASSMLLVYVFFRKKIPKTYDTKLVDIISTGSTPISRRMLKVCLGTLVAIDVGYVAASLFRIPVSVVICSGAVFLLAVYLADLKGEVVRGERKGLVGLAKDINWDIVLFMLSIFFVVQGLTNAGITQLLADTLVSANSLPSVMGIIAPSLVVTVGASFMNNWPMTILGLMSIHQAAATVTLSSQAFTELVFSNIIGNNLGPHFFPLGSLAILMWLETMKRKGVNISLWSYLKVGSVLSIVEVVVASVVLWVEVTYFGWVLPI; encoded by the coding sequence TTGGATTACGTTACCGTAGCTGCAATAGCGGTATTCGTTACGACACTATTTTTGATGATTAAGCGTCCAAGGGGCATTAAACTGGGTTACGCGGCAGGCATCGGTGCAGTAGCTTCGCTGTTGCTGGGCACGGTCAGTTTGGGGCAGGCTGCAGAGTCGTTTTTGCATATTTGGGATGCAGCGTTAGCTTTTGTTGGCATAGTGGCGTTTTCGGTGATTTTGGATGCTATGGGCTTCTTCAAATGGGCCGCCCTGCGTGTGGTGCGGTTGGCGAAGGGCAGCGGGGTGCGTCTCTACTTTTACGTGTCATTGTTGACGGCGGCGGTTAGCATCCTTTTTGCTAACGACAGCGCCGTTCTCATCCTAACCCCTATTGTTTTGGAAATTATCAGTGAATTAAAAATCGACGGCAAAGGCAGGTATGCATATCTCTTCGCTGCGGGGCTCATAGCCGACACAGCCGCCATGCCACTCATAACCAGCAACCCCATCAACATCTTAAGCGCAGACTACTTCGGCTACACCTTCATCGACCACCTCGTCTTTATGGCGCCAGTCGCCGTCGCCACAATCGCAAGCAGCATGCTTCTGGTGTACGTGTTTTTCCGCAAAAAGATCCCCAAAACCTACGACACCAAACTAGTCGACATAATATCCACAGGCTCCACGCCGATAAGCCGCCGTATGCTCAAGGTTTGCTTGGGCACTTTGGTGGCGATTGATGTGGGCTACGTTGCGGCTTCGCTTTTCAGGATTCCTGTGTCGGTGGTGATTTGTTCAGGTGCAGTGTTCCTTTTGGCGGTTTATTTGGCTGATCTCAAGGGTGAAGTGGTTCGAGGGGAACGCAAAGGTCTCGTTGGTTTAGCTAAGGACATCAACTGGGACATCGTGCTCTTTATGCTGAGTATTTTCTTTGTGGTCCAGGGCTTGACAAACGCTGGAATCACCCAATTGTTGGCGGATACATTGGTGTCCGCGAACTCGCTGCCTTCGGTGATGGGGATTATTGCGCCGAGCCTCGTGGTTACGGTTGGCGCAAGTTTCATGAACAACTGGCCCATGACCATCCTTGGCTTGATGTCGATTCACCAAGCAGCCGCAACCGTCACCTTGAGCAGCCAAGCGTTCACGGAGTTGGTTTTCTCCAACATCATCGGCAACAACCTTGGCCCCCACTTCTTCCCACTCGGCTCGCTGGCAATTCTGATGTGGCTGGAGACGATGAAGCGCAAAGGTGTCAACATCAGCCTGTGGAGTTACCTAAAGGTCGGGTCTGTCCTCTCCATCGTCGAAGTCGTGGTGGCGTCGGTGGTTCTTTGGGTTGAAGTAACCTACTTTGGATGGGTACTTCCGATTTAG
- a CDS encoding HesA/MoeB/ThiF family protein, producing the protein MDVAGKAEFAKLFYSRQILIEELGSFGQEKLSKSRVAIVGVGGLGSVCSLYLALAGVGYLRLIDQDTVETPNLHRQILYTPNDLHHHKAEVAAEKLRKQNPLVQIEAVSEKVDEDNVESLLKAVDVVVDCLDNFQTRYLLNRACIKLKIPYVFGAVMGLEGNLSVFNPPETGCLECTMHNHQSNPQSGGVFGIIGASAGIMGSMQAMETIKLLAGVGSSLAGKLLVCDFRDMDFTVVPLPKNPHCQVCHR; encoded by the coding sequence ATGGATGTAGCAGGCAAAGCAGAATTCGCTAAACTATTCTACAGTCGCCAAATACTGATAGAAGAATTAGGTTCCTTTGGGCAAGAGAAACTATCCAAATCCCGTGTCGCCATAGTCGGCGTGGGCGGATTAGGCTCAGTCTGCTCTCTCTATCTGGCTTTGGCGGGCGTCGGCTACTTGCGCTTAATCGACCAAGACACCGTCGAAACCCCTAACTTGCACCGCCAAATCCTCTACACCCCAAACGACCTCCACCACCACAAAGCAGAGGTCGCCGCCGAAAAACTGCGCAAGCAAAATCCTCTGGTGCAAATTGAAGCGGTATCCGAAAAGGTGGATGAAGATAACGTTGAATCTCTGTTGAAGGCTGTAGATGTGGTGGTTGACTGCTTAGATAACTTCCAAACCCGCTACCTGCTCAACAGAGCATGTATAAAACTTAAAATTCCCTACGTTTTCGGTGCAGTCATGGGTTTAGAAGGCAACCTCTCAGTTTTCAACCCGCCCGAAACAGGTTGCTTAGAGTGCACAATGCACAACCACCAAAGCAACCCCCAATCTGGAGGGGTTTTTGGCATAATCGGTGCCTCGGCGGGAATCATGGGCAGCATGCAAGCCATGGAAACCATCAAGCTCCTCGCGGGAGTTGGGTCGAGTTTGGCGGGTAAACTGTTGGTCTGCGACTTCCGTGACATGGATTTTACGGTGGTGCCGCTTCCAAAGAACCCCCACTGTCAGGTTTGTCACCGCTAA